One stretch of Ficedula albicollis isolate OC2 chromosome 7, FicAlb1.5, whole genome shotgun sequence DNA includes these proteins:
- the STAT1 gene encoding signal transducer and activator of transcription 1-alpha/beta: MTQWYQLQQLDSKYLEQVHQLYDDSFPMEIRQYLAQWLENQDWEHAANNVSFATLLFHDLLSQLDDQFSRFLIENNFLLQHNIRKSKRNLQDNFQEDPIHMAMIIHNCLKEERKILNCAQASNEMEVGSVQNTAAGMPDKQKELDAKVRAVKSSVTDVEQDIKTLEDMQDEYDFKCKTLQNREHESNSMSQEEYKKEQLNLQHMFLSLDCKRKEVVNKIIQLLQITEHTQAALINDELVEWKHRQQTACIGGPPNACLDRLQNWFTIVAESLQQVRQQLKKLEELEQKFTYDPDPITKNKQVLQDRTHKLFQQLIQSSFVVERQPCMPTHPQRPLVLKTGVQFTVKLRLLVKLQELNYNLKVKVLFDKDVTEKNSVKGFRKFNILGTNTKVMNMEESTNGSLAAEFRHLQLKEQKNTGSRTNEGPLIVTEELHSLSFETQLCQPGLVIDLETTSLPIVVISNVSQLPSGWASILWFNMLSTDPKNLSFFLNPPCAKWSKLSDVLSWQFSSVTKRGLNADQLSMLGEKLLGPTNGGSQDGLIPWTRFCKENINDKNFPFWLWIEGILELIKKHLLCLWNDGCIMGFISKERERALLKDQSPGTFLLRFSESSKEGAITFTWVEESQNEPQFHSVEPYTKKELSAVTFPDIIRNYKVMAAENIPENPLRFLYPNIPKDNAFGKYYSRPKEAPEPMDLDGPKGNGYIKTELISVSEVHPSRLQSPENLLPMSPEEFDEVSRMVGPAEIDTVMCTHIQL, from the exons ATGACTCAGTGGTATCAGCTACAGCAACTTGATTCCAAGTATTTGGAGCAAGTTCACCAGCTATATGATGACAGCTTTCCTATGGAGATCAGGCAGTACCTGGCACAGTGGCTGGAAAACCAGGATTG GGAGCATGCAGCCAACAATGTCTCATTTGCTACACTGTTATTCCACGACCTGCTGTCACAGCTTGATGATCAATTTAGTAGATTCTTGATAGAAAACAACTTTTTGCTGCAGCACAACATAAGGAAAAGCAAACGTAATCTTCAG GATAACTTCCAAGAAGACCCAATACACATGGCAATGATCATCCACAACTGtctgaaagaagagaggaaaatactgAACTGTGCCCAGGCATCTAATGAG ATGGAAGTGGGGAGTGTACAGAACACTGCAGCTGGGATGCCAGACAAACAGAAGGAGCTTGATGCCAAAGTTAGGGCTGTAAAAAGCAGTGTCACT GATGTGGAGCAGGACATCAAGACATTAGAGGATATGCAAGATGAATATGACTTCAAATGTAAAACACTGCAGAATAGAG AACACGAGTCCAATAGTATGTCTCAGGAGGAGTACAAGAAAGAACAACTGAATCTCCAGCATATGTTTTTATCCCTGGATTGCAAGAGAAAG GAAGTGGTGAATAAGAtaattcagctgctgcagatcacagagcacacacaggcTGCCCTTATCAATGATGAGCTGGTGGAGtggaagcacaggcagcagacAGCATGCATTGGTGGGCCACCCAACGCCTGCCTCGACCGCCTGCAGAACTG GTTCACCATTGTTGCTGAAAGCCTACAGCAAGTTCGTCAGCAGCTCAAGAAGCTTGAGGAACTGGAACAGAAGTTCACCTATGACCCTGATCCcatcacaaaaaataaacaagttcTGCAGGACCGAACGCACAAGCTTTTCCAACAACTCATCCAAAG cTCCTTTGTGGTAGAGAGGCAGCCTTGCATGCCAACACATCCTCAGAGGCCACTAGTCCTGAAGACAGGAGTGCAGTTTACTGTGAAGCTGAG ATTGCTGGTGAAACTGCAGGAACTGAACTACAACTTGAAAGTGAAAGTTTTATTTGATAA aGATGTAACTGAGAAGAACTCAGTCAAAGG GTTCAGGAAATTTAACATTTTGGGAACAAACACAAAAGTAATGAACATGGAAGAATCTACTAATGGAAGTCTAGCAGCAGAATTCAGGCACTTG caactgaaagagcagaaaaacacagggaGCAGAACAAATGAG ggTCCTCTCATTGTAACAGAAGAGCTTCACTCTCTGAGTTTTGAGACACAACTGTGCCAGCCTGGTTTGGTAATAGACCTAGAG ACCACATCCCTTCCCATTGTTGTGATCTCAAATGTGAGCCAGCTTCCCAGTGGATGGGCTTCTATCTTGTGGTTCAACATGCTGTCTACTGATCCCAAG AACCTGTCCTTCTTTCTGAATCCACCTTGTGCAAAGTGGTCTAAGCTTTCTGATGTTCTGAGTTGGCAGTTCTCTTCTGTAACAAAGAGAGGACTTAATGCAGATCAGCTGAGCATGCTGGGAGAGAAGCTCCTTG GGCCAACAAATGGAGGATCTCAGGATGGCCTCATTCCTTGGACAAGATTCTGCAAG gaaaatataaatgataaaaatttCCCCTTTTGGCTGTGGATTGAGGGAATCCTGGAGCTCATTAAGAAACATCTCCTATGTCTCTGGAATGATGG CTGCATTATGGGCTTCATCAGCAAAGAAAGAGAACGTGCTCTGCTGAAGGACCAGAGCCCAGGAACATTTTTATTGAGATTCAGTGAAAGCAGCAAGGAGGGAGCAATCACCTTTACCTGGGTAGAGGAATCTCAGAATG agccacagtTCCACTCAGTAGAGCCCTACACCAAGAAGGAGCTCTCTGCCGTGACCTTCCCCGACATCATCCGCAACTACAAAGTGATGGCAGCCGAAAACATTCCCGAGAACCCGCTGCGCTTCCTGTACCCCAACATACCCAAAGACAATGCCTTTGGCAAGTACTACTCCAGGCCTAAGGAGG CACCAGAGCCAATGGATTTGGATGGTCCCAAGGGAAACGGCTACATCAAGACTGAGTTAATCTCTGTATCTGAAGT GCACCCCTCCAGGCTGCAGTCTCCAGAGAACCTGCTGCCCATGTCTCCTGAGGAGTTCGATGAGGTGTCTCGGATGGTGGGCCCCGCAGAGATCGATACTGTG ATGTGTACACACATTCAGCTCTGA